A window from Leifsonia shinshuensis encodes these proteins:
- a CDS encoding alpha/beta fold hydrolase, producing MRGRWRGMGKGARVGAAALAFALVASVLTGCSQAPRVEEDLLARPYTGRFYDDPPSATGTPGTVVRAEITPGAPEGSTAWRILFRSTELDGRTVLNSGMLVVPDGAAPLGGRTIVSWGHPTTGSAEKCAPSRSVDPYFWMEGLPDLLAQGYAVVATDYTGMGVPGPDSYLVGATEGRNVLDAARAARNVLGTDASDRLLLWGHSQGGQAVLFATELWKQYAPELDLRGVAVAAPAADLASLLRADIGDLSGVSIGSYAFAAYAQVYGADVGTILTPAAVAALPTINGFCLITQNDALHAVAKPLIGRFVTGDPETTEPWATLLRQNTPGSARLPVPLLVAQGLDDTLVRPESTAAFVDHERQLGTAVTYHEVPGATHATIADRALPAVLGFLRDAAKG from the coding sequence ATGCGGGGTCGGTGGCGTGGGATGGGCAAGGGGGCACGCGTCGGCGCTGCCGCTCTGGCCTTCGCCCTGGTCGCGAGCGTGCTGACCGGCTGCTCGCAGGCTCCCCGCGTCGAAGAGGATCTGCTGGCCCGGCCCTACACCGGCAGGTTCTACGATGACCCGCCGAGCGCGACCGGAACGCCCGGCACAGTTGTCCGAGCCGAGATCACGCCGGGTGCGCCCGAGGGCTCGACCGCATGGCGCATCCTGTTCCGCTCCACCGAGCTTGACGGGCGGACGGTGCTCAACAGCGGCATGCTCGTCGTCCCGGACGGCGCGGCGCCCCTCGGCGGCCGCACCATCGTCTCGTGGGGGCACCCGACGACCGGAAGCGCCGAGAAGTGCGCACCGTCACGATCCGTCGACCCGTACTTCTGGATGGAGGGGCTGCCCGACCTGCTCGCTCAGGGATACGCCGTGGTGGCCACGGACTACACCGGGATGGGCGTGCCGGGCCCCGACTCGTACCTGGTCGGCGCGACCGAGGGCCGCAACGTCCTGGACGCGGCCCGCGCCGCCCGCAACGTGCTCGGCACCGATGCGAGCGACCGCCTGCTGCTGTGGGGGCACTCGCAGGGCGGGCAGGCGGTCCTGTTCGCCACCGAGCTGTGGAAGCAATACGCCCCGGAGCTCGACCTGCGCGGCGTCGCGGTCGCCGCCCCCGCCGCGGACCTGGCGTCACTGCTCCGCGCGGACATCGGCGACCTCTCCGGCGTCAGTATCGGCTCCTACGCCTTCGCGGCGTACGCGCAGGTCTACGGCGCCGACGTCGGCACCATCCTCACCCCGGCCGCCGTCGCGGCGCTGCCGACGATCAACGGCTTCTGCCTGATCACCCAGAACGACGCCCTCCACGCGGTGGCGAAGCCGTTGATCGGCCGCTTCGTGACGGGCGACCCGGAGACCACCGAACCATGGGCCACTCTCCTGCGCCAGAACACGCCCGGGAGTGCGCGACTGCCGGTGCCCCTGCTCGTGGCTCAGGGTCTCGACGACACCCTCGTCCGGCCGGAGTCGACGGCCGCCTTCGTCGATCATGAGCGGCAGCTCGGGACCGCCGTCACCTACCACGAAGTCCCAGGCGCGACGCACGCGACGATCGCCGACCGCGCGCTTCCGGCCGTGCTCGGGTTCCTGCGGGACGCGGCGAAAGGCTGA
- a CDS encoding GAP family protein, which translates to MGPVIGDILPLALGVAISPIPIIAAILMLLSPKARGTSLGFLLGWVLGIVVAVVLFTLLSTVIPHGDDAEQSKPVVGTITIILGLLLLVLAVRQWRSRPAAGAEPALPKWMAAIDTMTAVRALVLGFLLSALNPKNLLMGVAAGVAIGSDAQNAGEAVVAVIVYTVIAASTVAVPVIAYLAASSRMARPLEALRTWLVHNNATIMSVLLLVIGVVLIGKGIGRF; encoded by the coding sequence ATGGGACCCGTCATCGGAGACATCCTCCCCCTCGCGCTCGGTGTCGCGATCAGCCCCATCCCGATCATCGCGGCCATCCTGATGCTGCTGTCGCCGAAGGCCCGCGGCACCAGCCTCGGCTTCCTCCTCGGCTGGGTGCTCGGGATCGTCGTGGCGGTGGTCCTCTTCACCCTGCTCTCCACGGTCATCCCGCACGGCGACGACGCCGAGCAGTCGAAGCCTGTCGTGGGGACGATCACGATCATCCTGGGCCTGCTGCTGCTCGTGCTCGCGGTGCGGCAGTGGCGGTCGCGTCCCGCAGCGGGCGCCGAGCCGGCCCTGCCGAAGTGGATGGCCGCCATCGACACGATGACCGCGGTCCGGGCGCTCGTGCTCGGGTTCCTCCTCTCCGCCCTCAACCCGAAGAACCTCCTGATGGGCGTCGCGGCCGGCGTCGCGATCGGATCCGACGCGCAGAACGCAGGGGAGGCCGTCGTCGCCGTGATCGTCTACACCGTCATCGCCGCGTCCACCGTCGCCGTGCCCGTCATCGCGTACCTGGCCGCCTCCTCGCGGATGGCCCGGCCGCTCGAAGCCCTGCGCACCTGGCTCGTGCACAACAACGCCACCATCATGTCCGTCCTGCTCCTGGTGATCGGCGTCGTGCTGATCGGCAAGGGCATCGGGCGGTTCTGA
- a CDS encoding Ig-like domain-containing protein, whose product MRGQGVGKLVSAFTALAVGALLALGAGAAPASASFATQCGAPTRVLDAGASSVSLAAGETVLLASGTFAGGVDALPSGATLCVGAGAVLRPSYVNNASGALVVAPGALAAFPSIAVGTGFALGVEGTVEFAGLNVNGASTFTVAGGGSLTIAGGFAPSAGTFDNAGTMTISGPLSLNSGARIENSNDLRIVGDANLNGRLQNTGNVEIAGSLTVNGGGMFANDCRVRTTGALSNNSATSANAGIVITGGVFTNNGTWRQSVEGLLSSTGLTDDGEVSGFGSYRFAGPTSVQGRFTGDSPGTPIQVQTQAPAGSIFDVQTGVVANVVRVAATRAATLDAPLSGCTVNAVPFADLSVSKSGPATVLQNGDVTYTLVVANAGPDDAEGVVLTDTLPAGVTGVVDAGGGTVAGGTISWAIGTLAPGASTARTFTVSQAAAVGTVLHDVASAISDIDDPDPSNSDGSSADSQADTTVVGVAPPPNSPPVAQPLTRPGFTAELLFGRVSATDPDTGQKLTYTITTPPVHGRALMVAGGGFGYRSADDFTGDDSFIYTVCDDGTPVLCDTATVSLPISPIAVDDSAETSAGAPVVIPISANDSLGAALSPALTTPPSNGTATVDAVAGTIRYTPVGGFTGQDAFQYRICSPTNPSLCATATVTVTVRPLNNPPVVESLQLTTTVATPVTRAIRATDPDPGQTLAFARGIPPRTGTATVSADQTTYLPRTVFAGTDQYSVIVCDDGVPVLCATGLVDVDIYPVANPDSATTPAGTAVSIPVTDNDQGTVGPPTVATPPAHGTATANGPSIVYTPEPGFSGSDAFTYTICASIAPTLCDTTTVTVQVTAGTVGPPDGPGGGSGSAAAGGPDGDLAATGGRAPDVPAVWLGLAAIAAGALVLRIGRRDRRSGTFTNAPRK is encoded by the coding sequence ATGCGCGGGCAGGGGGTCGGGAAGCTGGTCAGCGCGTTCACGGCGCTCGCCGTCGGAGCGCTCCTCGCCCTGGGCGCCGGCGCGGCTCCGGCATCGGCGTCGTTCGCGACGCAGTGCGGAGCTCCGACGCGGGTGCTGGACGCGGGCGCCTCGTCCGTCTCCCTCGCCGCGGGCGAGACGGTGCTCCTCGCCTCCGGAACGTTCGCGGGAGGGGTGGATGCTCTGCCGTCCGGAGCGACCCTGTGCGTCGGGGCGGGCGCCGTCCTCCGTCCCTCCTACGTCAACAACGCATCGGGCGCGCTGGTCGTCGCGCCCGGCGCGCTCGCGGCCTTCCCGTCCATCGCCGTCGGCACGGGCTTCGCCCTCGGCGTCGAGGGCACCGTCGAGTTCGCCGGGCTGAACGTCAACGGCGCATCCACGTTCACGGTCGCCGGCGGCGGATCGCTGACGATCGCGGGAGGCTTCGCGCCCTCCGCGGGAACGTTCGACAACGCGGGGACGATGACCATCTCGGGTCCGCTGAGCCTGAACAGCGGCGCCCGCATCGAGAACTCCAACGACCTGAGGATCGTCGGCGACGCGAACCTCAACGGCCGCTTGCAGAACACGGGCAACGTGGAGATCGCCGGATCGCTGACCGTGAACGGCGGCGGGATGTTCGCCAACGACTGCCGCGTCCGCACGACCGGGGCGCTGTCGAACAACTCCGCGACGTCCGCGAACGCGGGGATCGTCATCACGGGAGGGGTGTTCACCAACAACGGCACCTGGCGGCAGTCGGTGGAGGGCCTGCTCTCGTCCACCGGTCTCACCGACGACGGCGAGGTGAGTGGATTCGGCTCGTACCGGTTCGCCGGACCGACCAGCGTGCAGGGCCGGTTCACCGGCGACTCGCCCGGCACTCCCATCCAGGTGCAGACCCAGGCGCCCGCGGGCAGCATCTTCGACGTGCAGACGGGCGTCGTCGCCAACGTCGTCCGGGTCGCTGCCACCCGCGCGGCCACCCTCGACGCGCCCCTGTCGGGATGCACCGTCAACGCCGTGCCGTTCGCCGACCTCTCCGTCTCGAAGTCGGGTCCGGCGACCGTGCTGCAGAACGGGGACGTGACGTACACGCTCGTCGTGGCGAACGCCGGCCCCGACGACGCCGAGGGCGTGGTGCTGACCGACACGCTGCCCGCCGGGGTCACCGGCGTGGTGGATGCGGGAGGCGGCACGGTCGCGGGCGGAACGATCAGCTGGGCCATCGGCACGCTGGCGCCGGGAGCCTCCACCGCCCGGACGTTCACCGTCTCCCAGGCGGCCGCGGTCGGAACGGTGCTCCATGACGTCGCCTCCGCGATCTCGGACATCGACGACCCCGACCCGTCGAACAGCGACGGGTCGAGCGCGGACAGCCAGGCGGACACCACCGTGGTCGGGGTCGCGCCGCCGCCCAATTCGCCGCCCGTCGCTCAGCCGCTGACCCGTCCCGGGTTCACCGCCGAGCTGCTCTTCGGCCGGGTGAGCGCCACCGACCCGGACACCGGACAGAAGCTGACGTACACGATCACGACTCCGCCCGTCCACGGCCGGGCGCTCATGGTCGCCGGCGGCGGCTTCGGCTACCGCTCGGCGGACGACTTCACCGGTGACGACAGCTTCATCTACACGGTCTGCGACGACGGGACGCCGGTGCTCTGCGACACGGCCACCGTCTCCCTGCCGATCAGCCCGATCGCGGTCGACGACTCCGCCGAGACCTCCGCGGGCGCGCCGGTCGTCATCCCAATCTCGGCCAACGACTCGCTGGGCGCCGCCCTCAGCCCGGCGCTCACGACCCCGCCGTCGAACGGCACGGCCACTGTGGATGCCGTCGCCGGAACGATCAGGTACACGCCCGTCGGCGGCTTCACCGGCCAGGATGCCTTCCAGTACCGCATCTGCTCGCCGACGAACCCGTCCCTCTGCGCCACCGCCACGGTGACCGTCACAGTGCGGCCCCTGAACAACCCGCCCGTCGTCGAGTCCCTCCAACTGACGACGACGGTCGCGACGCCCGTGACCCGCGCCATCCGGGCCACCGATCCCGACCCGGGCCAGACGCTCGCGTTCGCCCGCGGCATCCCTCCCCGCACCGGAACGGCGACGGTGTCCGCCGACCAGACGACGTATCTCCCGCGCACCGTCTTCGCGGGCACCGACCAGTACTCCGTGATCGTCTGCGACGACGGCGTGCCCGTACTGTGCGCGACCGGGCTGGTCGACGTCGACATCTACCCGGTGGCGAACCCGGACAGCGCGACGACGCCCGCCGGAACCGCGGTGAGCATCCCCGTCACGGACAACGACCAGGGCACCGTGGGGCCGCCGACCGTCGCGACGCCACCGGCGCACGGCACGGCGACCGCGAACGGACCGTCCATCGTCTACACGCCCGAACCCGGCTTCTCCGGCAGCGATGCGTTCACCTACACGATCTGCGCCTCCATCGCACCGACGCTGTGCGACACGACGACGGTCACCGTGCAGGTCACGGCTGGAACGGTCGGGCCGCCCGACGGTCCCGGCGGCGGCTCGGGCAGCGCGGCGGCGGGAGGACCGGACGGCGACCTCGCGGCGACCGGCGGCCGCGCCCCTGACGTGCCGGCCGTCTGGCTGGGGCTGGCGGCGATCGCGGCCGGTGCGCTCGTCCTCAGGATCGGGCGCCGTGATCGGCGCTCGGGAACCTTCACTAACGCGCCTCGTAAGTAA
- a CDS encoding VanZ family protein: MTASVSVHRPRTASGPLPVALFAAYLVLLVWAVLWKFHTPDFGGEGVRAVKLVPFVAGEGFGQNRPSEMLANVLLFVPFGVYLGVLAPRWRALRVAAVAALASCALEAAQYVLAVGSSDVTDVILNTVGAVSGLLALTVARRMSGGRAVPVILWTCSIATVLAALWGASLLGGPLHPLPPMPAVGR; this comes from the coding sequence ATGACCGCATCCGTCTCCGTCCACCGCCCGCGCACCGCGTCCGGGCCGCTGCCGGTCGCGCTGTTCGCCGCGTACCTCGTGCTGCTGGTCTGGGCGGTGCTGTGGAAGTTCCACACGCCCGACTTCGGCGGGGAGGGCGTGCGCGCCGTCAAGCTCGTCCCCTTCGTCGCGGGCGAGGGCTTCGGCCAGAACCGGCCGTCCGAGATGCTGGCGAACGTCCTGCTGTTCGTGCCGTTCGGCGTCTACCTCGGCGTGCTCGCGCCGCGCTGGCGGGCGCTCCGCGTCGCCGCCGTCGCGGCACTGGCGAGTTGTGCGCTGGAGGCCGCCCAGTACGTGCTGGCGGTGGGCAGCTCGGACGTCACGGATGTGATCCTCAACACGGTCGGCGCCGTCAGCGGGCTACTCGCTCTCACCGTCGCACGGCGGATGTCGGGTGGACGGGCGGTGCCGGTCATCCTGTGGACCTGCTCGATCGCGACCGTTCTCGCGGCGCTCTGGGGCGCCTCCCTGCTCGGCGGACCGCTGCATCCGCTGCCCCCGATGCCCGCGGTCGGGCGGTAG
- a CDS encoding LysM domain-containing protein, which produces MVHRRAFRRLMLRTVATAALVAATAGLSGCALFGGDAKAVSAPHRTPHTSGTATTPPRSTPGVGILTGSPTPTATPTAPPPPAPTLTQVPAGTVVAQGSVASPKGSIHYRYRVVSTGDGMYSVEYSGFTSTVPVPVSATFLETPPSVGDGLTYHGIGDHALGGPTTAAAPQTSAVLGKKPSYLTTLVTYSSVASEDGVPVELGPNKVLAVNKVSWSIPPRQSNVHPVDGGPLVGARGAVTETTASGAPARYVVAVGDTTEKVAQRFGIPVSYLVWLNADRQVFDAQQQLYSSVTLNLNPDDL; this is translated from the coding sequence ATGGTTCACAGGAGAGCGTTCCGGCGGCTCATGCTGCGAACGGTCGCGACGGCCGCGCTCGTCGCGGCGACCGCGGGGTTGAGTGGATGCGCGCTGTTCGGCGGCGACGCGAAGGCGGTGTCTGCGCCGCACCGGACGCCGCACACCTCCGGGACGGCGACCACGCCTCCTCGCAGCACTCCCGGCGTCGGGATCCTGACCGGGTCGCCGACCCCGACGGCCACCCCGACAGCGCCTCCCCCGCCCGCCCCCACGCTGACGCAGGTGCCGGCCGGCACGGTCGTCGCCCAGGGCAGCGTCGCCTCGCCGAAGGGCAGCATCCACTACCGCTACCGCGTCGTGTCCACCGGCGACGGGATGTACAGCGTCGAGTACTCGGGCTTCACGTCGACGGTGCCGGTGCCGGTCTCGGCCACGTTCCTCGAGACACCTCCCAGCGTCGGCGACGGGCTCACCTATCACGGCATCGGCGACCACGCGCTGGGCGGACCGACGACCGCCGCGGCGCCGCAGACCTCCGCGGTGCTGGGCAAGAAGCCCTCCTACCTCACGACGCTCGTCACCTACTCCTCCGTCGCATCGGAGGACGGGGTGCCGGTCGAGCTCGGGCCGAACAAGGTGCTCGCGGTCAACAAGGTGTCGTGGTCGATCCCGCCGCGCCAGTCCAACGTCCACCCGGTGGACGGCGGACCGCTCGTCGGCGCGCGCGGCGCGGTGACGGAGACCACGGCGAGCGGCGCGCCAGCGCGCTACGTCGTCGCGGTCGGCGACACCACGGAGAAGGTCGCGCAGCGGTTCGGCATCCCGGTCTCGTACCTGGTCTGGCTGAACGCCGACCGACAGGTGTTCGACGCGCAGCAACAGCTGTATTCGTCGGTCACGCTGAATCTGAACCCCGACGACCTCTGA
- a CDS encoding SDR family NAD(P)-dependent oxidoreductase, whose protein sequence is MARVLVTGAGSGLGFGAARELVEDGHTVVGHVRSLDRADDLRAVLGDRGSILAAELADDEQVRALAEKVRSAGGVDAVIHNAGVVDGRDLLPVNVVAPYVLTALVPAERVVFLSSGMHRGGHPRLDGLDWSGERRTATYSDTKLMVTALAAALPRYRPGVFSNAVDPGWVPTRMGGAHAPDDLELGHRTQVWLAEGEDPATRTSAYWHHQRPQRPHPAALDEAFQDRLVDALAQHTGLSLR, encoded by the coding sequence ATGGCGCGGGTGCTGGTGACGGGCGCGGGCAGCGGACTGGGGTTCGGAGCCGCCCGCGAGCTGGTCGAAGACGGCCACACGGTGGTCGGCCACGTCCGGAGCCTCGACCGGGCAGACGACCTGCGGGCCGTGCTCGGCGACCGCGGCAGCATCCTCGCCGCAGAGCTCGCGGACGACGAGCAGGTGCGCGCACTCGCCGAGAAGGTGCGCTCGGCCGGTGGAGTGGACGCGGTGATCCACAACGCGGGCGTCGTCGATGGGCGCGACCTGCTGCCGGTCAACGTGGTGGCGCCGTACGTTCTGACGGCGCTGGTGCCGGCGGAGCGCGTCGTGTTCCTCAGCAGCGGCATGCACCGGGGTGGGCACCCGCGGCTCGACGGACTCGACTGGTCGGGCGAACGGAGGACGGCGACCTACTCCGACACCAAGCTGATGGTCACCGCCCTGGCGGCGGCGCTCCCCCGCTACCGACCCGGCGTCTTCAGCAACGCCGTCGATCCCGGCTGGGTTCCGACCCGGATGGGCGGCGCGCACGCCCCGGACGACCTGGAGCTCGGCCACCGCACCCAGGTCTGGCTCGCCGAAGGCGAGGACCCGGCGACGCGCACCTCCGCCTACTGGCACCACCAGCGGCCGCAGCGGCCGCATCCCGCAGCGCTCGACGAGGCGTTCCAGGACCGGCTCGTGGATGCACTGGCGCAGCACACGGGGCTGAGCCTCCGGTAG
- a CDS encoding TerC family protein, which translates to MQVTPLIWIITIAVTIAFFVYEFFAHVRKPHEPTIGESARWSAFYIGLALLFGVGIGLVSGWDFGGQYFAGYLTEKVLSVDNLFVFLLLMTAFAVPKAYQQKVLMIGIIIALVLRGAFIAVGATLIESYSWVFYLFGALLLVLAWRQAFGAHDSDPSDNRAMRFIRRHLPVTEEYHRDRLTVKKDGRRFVTPMLLTIIAISLIDVVFAVDSIPAIYGLTSEAYIVFTANAFALMGLRQLFFLIGGLLERLVYLSQGLAVILGFIGVKLVFHALHVNELPFINGGRPVEWIPEIPVWFSLVFIGATIAVAAIASLRKTRNERPAEVTTGEAAQR; encoded by the coding sequence GTGCAGGTCACCCCGCTCATCTGGATCATCACCATCGCGGTGACGATCGCCTTCTTCGTCTACGAGTTCTTCGCGCACGTGCGCAAGCCGCACGAGCCCACCATCGGCGAGTCCGCGCGCTGGTCCGCCTTCTACATCGGTCTCGCGCTGCTGTTCGGCGTGGGCATCGGCCTGGTCTCCGGGTGGGACTTCGGCGGACAGTACTTCGCCGGCTACCTGACCGAGAAGGTACTGTCGGTCGACAACCTGTTCGTCTTCCTGCTGCTGATGACCGCGTTCGCCGTGCCGAAGGCGTACCAGCAGAAGGTGCTGATGATCGGCATCATCATCGCGCTGGTGCTGCGCGGCGCGTTCATCGCGGTCGGCGCCACCCTGATCGAGAGCTACTCGTGGGTGTTCTACCTGTTCGGCGCCCTGCTGCTGGTGCTGGCCTGGCGGCAGGCGTTCGGCGCGCACGACTCCGACCCGTCCGACAACCGGGCGATGCGCTTCATCCGCCGCCACCTTCCGGTCACCGAGGAGTATCACCGCGACCGTCTGACGGTGAAGAAGGACGGCCGTCGCTTCGTCACGCCGATGCTCCTCACGATCATCGCCATCAGCCTGATCGACGTCGTCTTCGCCGTGGACTCCATCCCCGCGATCTACGGCCTGACCAGCGAGGCGTACATCGTCTTCACCGCCAACGCGTTCGCCCTGATGGGACTGCGGCAGCTGTTCTTCCTGATCGGCGGCCTGCTCGAGCGGCTGGTCTACCTCTCGCAGGGGCTGGCCGTCATCCTCGGTTTCATCGGCGTGAAGCTGGTCTTCCACGCGCTGCACGTCAACGAGCTGCCGTTCATCAACGGCGGACGGCCGGTGGAGTGGATCCCCGAGATCCCGGTCTGGTTCTCGCTGGTCTTCATCGGCGCGACCATCGCCGTCGCCGCGATCGCCAGCCTGCGCAAGACGCGCAACGAGCGCCCGGCCGAGGTCACGACGGGCGAGGCTGCGCAGCGTTGA
- a CDS encoding low temperature requirement protein A: MTDFADELRHELRHRIRPMPGRDPRERGRTTTPLELLYDLTYVVAFAAASDQLAEQLGHGDIWPAIGAYIFAVWAVSWAWLNFTWFTSAYGNDDALLRLATIVQMIGVLVLTYGLPVSFERAAHGESPNNLLMVIGYIIMRVPQIALWLRAAREDPEHRRNALSYVVIISVVQVCWLLSAIVPLPTAVTVWLLVALALFEMVAPAVAARWYGYSPWNAGHLAERFALLTIITIGEVIAGTTAAVGVLTQESGWSPEAVLIAASGLVTAACVWWTYFLVPSRLVLERLRERAYGWRYAHLPLFGSIAAIGAGLHLTTIAMESGGVSLLGIALALAVPLAITIVLIFGTWSVLLHSLDLTHIPLLLVTLTPLAAAVIFGAVTHPGQSIDLDRPGELTALSIVIGLVALGAVIEVVGHELVGYGHTLRAWKRDPEASRLNAAQPRPS; encoded by the coding sequence ATGACCGACTTCGCGGACGAATTACGGCACGAGCTGCGGCACCGGATCCGGCCGATGCCGGGCCGCGACCCGCGCGAGCGCGGCCGGACCACGACCCCGCTGGAGCTGCTCTACGACCTGACCTACGTGGTCGCGTTCGCCGCCGCCTCCGACCAGCTGGCCGAGCAGCTCGGCCACGGGGACATCTGGCCCGCGATCGGCGCCTACATCTTCGCCGTGTGGGCGGTCAGCTGGGCGTGGCTCAACTTCACCTGGTTCACGTCGGCCTACGGCAACGACGACGCGCTGCTCCGGCTGGCGACCATCGTGCAGATGATCGGCGTTCTGGTGCTGACCTACGGCCTGCCGGTGAGCTTCGAGCGGGCGGCGCACGGCGAGAGCCCCAACAACCTGCTCATGGTGATCGGCTACATCATCATGCGCGTGCCGCAGATCGCCCTCTGGCTGAGGGCCGCTCGCGAGGACCCGGAGCACCGGCGCAACGCGCTCTCGTACGTCGTCATCATCTCCGTCGTGCAGGTCTGCTGGCTGCTGAGCGCGATCGTGCCGTTGCCCACCGCGGTCACCGTCTGGCTGCTGGTCGCACTGGCCCTCTTCGAGATGGTCGCCCCGGCCGTCGCCGCCCGCTGGTACGGCTATTCGCCCTGGAACGCCGGGCACCTCGCCGAGCGTTTCGCACTCCTCACGATCATCACCATCGGCGAGGTCATCGCCGGCACCACTGCCGCGGTCGGCGTGCTCACCCAGGAGAGCGGCTGGTCGCCGGAGGCGGTGCTGATCGCGGCCTCCGGGCTCGTGACGGCCGCCTGCGTCTGGTGGACGTACTTCCTGGTCCCGTCGAGGCTGGTGCTCGAACGGCTGCGGGAGCGCGCCTACGGCTGGCGGTACGCCCACCTGCCGCTGTTCGGGTCGATCGCCGCCATCGGCGCCGGCCTCCACCTGACGACGATCGCGATGGAGAGCGGCGGCGTCTCGCTGCTCGGGATCGCCCTGGCTCTCGCCGTCCCGCTCGCGATCACGATCGTCCTGATCTTCGGCACCTGGAGCGTGCTGCTCCACTCGCTCGATCTCACCCACATCCCGCTGCTGCTGGTCACCTTGACCCCGCTCGCCGCCGCCGTCATCTTCGGCGCGGTGACGCATCCCGGCCAGTCGATCGACCTCGACCGGCCGGGCGAGCTGACCGCTCTGAGCATCGTCATCGGCCTGGTCGCGCTGGGCGCCGTGATCGAGGTCGTCGGCCACGAGCTGGTCGGCTACGGGCACACCCTCCGCGCGTGGAAGCGCGACCCCGAGGCGTCTCGGCTCAACGCTGCGCAGCCTCGCCCGTCGTGA
- a CDS encoding LysR family transcriptional regulator, whose product MDTRQLEYVVAIADERSFTRAAERVFAAQSTVSAGIRGLERELGAPLFERDAHGVRLTDVGEAVVAEARATLQSVERMRELADRQGPLRGTVRVGIFTNLTTIDLPGVMGEFHRRHPEVDLRLGPSPSGSTGLVEDVRQGRLDIAFHGLPDPVSDLLTHPLADSPYVVVLPEAHPLARKRSVSLADLADETWVDARSGFGNRVTLDRALAARGLTRRVPTELSDLGEIPRFVAAGLGVAALPELTVIPAPGAVVRALREPVAWRLSAIARRRPGRAAEAMLALLEERISGL is encoded by the coding sequence GTGGACACGCGCCAGCTCGAATACGTCGTCGCCATCGCGGACGAGCGCAGCTTCACCCGCGCCGCCGAGCGGGTCTTCGCGGCCCAGTCCACCGTCTCCGCCGGCATCCGCGGCCTGGAGCGCGAGCTCGGCGCTCCGCTGTTCGAGCGCGACGCGCACGGAGTCCGGCTCACCGACGTCGGAGAGGCGGTGGTGGCCGAAGCCCGGGCGACGCTGCAGTCGGTCGAGCGGATGCGCGAGCTGGCCGACCGGCAGGGCCCGCTGCGGGGCACCGTCCGCGTGGGCATCTTCACGAACCTGACGACGATCGACCTCCCCGGCGTGATGGGCGAGTTCCATCGGCGCCACCCCGAGGTCGACCTGCGGCTCGGCCCGTCCCCGAGCGGTTCGACCGGTCTCGTCGAGGACGTGCGCCAGGGCCGCCTCGACATCGCCTTCCACGGCCTCCCCGATCCGGTCTCCGACCTCCTGACGCATCCGCTCGCCGACTCGCCGTACGTCGTTGTGCTGCCGGAGGCGCATCCCCTCGCCCGCAAGCGGTCGGTGTCGCTCGCCGACCTCGCCGATGAGACCTGGGTGGATGCGCGCAGCGGCTTCGGCAACCGGGTCACCCTCGACCGCGCCCTCGCGGCGCGCGGCCTGACGCGCCGGGTGCCGACCGAGCTGTCCGACCTGGGCGAGATCCCGCGGTTCGTCGCCGCGGGTCTCGGCGTCGCCGCGCTCCCCGAGCTGACTGTGATCCCCGCGCCCGGCGCAGTGGTGCGTGCTCTGCGCGAACCGGTCGCATGGCGGCTGAGCGCGATCGCGCGCCGACGGCCCGGCCGGGCGGCGGAGGCGATGCTCGCCCTGCTGGAGGAGCGGATATCCGGGCTCTGA